ATATACAGTAGCTAGCAGGTATTATAGGGTATGAATTCATAGAAACATGGCATCACAGAATTGGAAGAgcccataaggccattgagtccaacctcctgttcagtgcaggaattcaagtTAAAGTGTTTCTGACAGACTGCTGTCTCactttctctggaatgcctccaatgctggagaactcaccacctcccaaggcaatgGTTTCCATTTTCTTGCTGCTCTAAGAGTTGGGgcatttttcctgacattcagctgaAATTTGAGCGCATTGTTGTACTGCgttctggaatgattgagaatgGATCTTGCCCCTTCTCCTTATAAAAACATTTCAGGTATTTGAACAGTGCTGTCatgtctcccctccatcttctttattcagagctaaacatgcccagatctttcagtcttCCCAGAACTTTCAGGGCTTGGTTTCCGGTCCCTTGATAATCCTTGTTGCTCTCTattgaacctgttccagtttgtctgcatctttCCTAAAGTGTGATATCCAAAAATGGATGAGGCCTAAtaagtgccaaatagaggggaagtaGAATTTCATGTGATTAGGACACtgcacttctgttaatgcagcctaaaatagcatttgcctttttttggccACCACGGTGCCCTGttgtctcatattcagcttgcaatctacaacaattccaagatccttctctcaTGTAGTATTGCTGCAATTTTGTAGCTAACTGTAGATCCACTTGTTAGTTGTTCTATTCAGTTAGCTTACtaatctttatattaaaaagtaacaaatagGCACAAAAAAGTATTCAATGAGGTATCAACATTAgtctgcagcagcaaaaacaatagTCTTTTGGTGTTTTGAATTTGATTTGTATGTGTTTAGAAAGGAAGAGAGTATAAGTGGCAAAGAAATTTGTAATTAAATCTCAAATTCATACCTAatgttttatttcccttcttttcttatGGTTAGAGTGCTTCATCATCTTTTCTATACATCCCAATAAAGAATTTGTGAGACTTATATGTTATGGTCAAATAAgaactgggaaaagttacttttctggattacaacttcaAGAACTTCCAGCTTTTCCAGGTTCTGAGTAAAATCATCAGCTGAGATCATTTGTCCCCTCATTTACTTTactgtagggatgtggtggcgctgtgggctaaaccgcagaagcctgtgctgcagggtcagaagaccaagcagtcgtaagatcgcatgtcccagctcccaccaacctagcgattcgaaagcatgcaaatgcaagtagatcaatagggaccatctcagtgggaaggtaacagcgttccgtgtctaagtcgcactggccatgtgaccacggaagattgtcttcggggaaacgttggctctatggcttggaaacggggatgagcaccgccccctagagtcgaacacgactggacaaaaattatcaaggggagcctttacctttacctttactttactgtTCCTGTTTAGGTGTTTTCATAACACTATAAAGAACAGGAAAATTAGCATAATTCTGTTGTTATGGGGGAGGAGTAAGCTGAAAAGTgttgtttaaaatactttattgTTTTCAATTTAGCTAGATTTGTTCCATCCTATGCTAAGAGCAGTTACAGTAAACCATAAACAGAACAGTTACACGCTTttgagtttttattttaaaaatggaaaataatatgaaatcTCTCTGTACTCTTTGATAAGCCACCTACTAGTACATAACCATCTTATTGGGTCTTTATGTCCTTTCCAAGAATTGCTGAGCTTTTTTTGGATTTCTTCTATTTATATTCAGACGTTCACTGATTCAGAAGAACATCCTGTGTGATTCTGATGATGTTTTTGGTGGATATGATGGTTTTGATTGCAAATCTCACTTTTCATATTTATATTAAATGCCACATCACAGTCTGCATTTTGACCCTAAAGATTCTTAATctatcatttcttaaatacataaAAGGTTCAAGGAGTCAGTGCATTAAAAGAAGTTTAAAGCCCTTTCAGAGATTGACATGTCTGTCTTTATTTGTATGTTGTGTCTGTGCAATATCTCCAGTGTAACACAACAGCAGCTGTAGTCCACATCTCTCAGAACTGGTTTTCTAAAACAATTCTGTGTCACTTACTGCAGAATTGTGAGGTACAGCATTAATGTTATAAATTTCTCCATCCCATGCATCAATCTGATTGAATTaatttgttttctatttcatATAAAATCGCTATAATTAAACCTACTGATCAGTCAAAGCTCTTTTGTGCTAATAGCAATTTCCTTGTTTCGTGTTTttcatctttcccccccccctttcctctcgtTTTTTAAAACCCATAACCTCATGAGAACTTCGATCAAAGTATTTCTTTCTGTTTACTGTTCTTTGGTCTCTTCATAAGAAGGCAATGGATCCTGAAAGAGCTGGATGTGGTCATCATCCATGGAGGCCTTCATGGTGGCTTCCTCATAAGATGGAGGCAAACATACAGTAAGAAAGGCAGTTTCAGGCAGAAGAGTGGAATAGTGAAAGTTCTGTTCACTGCTCCAGGGCAGCACTGACAGGAAATCAGTCACCTCGTGCTCTGGAAGGGACTCTGGGAGATCAATGCTGAAGATCTGAGCCTGAGGGTTGCGACGTTGGCAGCGTCTGTACAGGAAGAGCAACAGGAATGCCAGAAACAGCATCATGGTAGCTGGTAGGATGA
The Pogona vitticeps strain Pit_001003342236 chromosome 1, PviZW2.1, whole genome shotgun sequence genome window above contains:
- the SMIM28 gene encoding small integral membrane protein 28: MRWLLGNSWNKFGHADRGNYDWLTNEPGMPLLETQLQSQHKTSSTKEDIEPFLCIILPATMMLFLAFLLLFLYRRCQRRNPQAQIFSIDLPESLPEHEVTDFLSVLPWSSEQNFHYSTLLPETAFLTVCLPPSYEEATMKASMDDDHIQLFQDPLPSYEETKEQ